A stretch of DNA from Diospyros lotus cultivar Yz01 chromosome 14, ASM1463336v1, whole genome shotgun sequence:
caaaataatatatatataaaaattaatttgtttctttttaaaatattttctatcttaattcttaaattttaaatattatttcattattttatatttcaaaattctatatctatatgccttataatttttcttgtgaattgatatgaaaaataatgtacatataaaaaggagaatatttatttgtaatttaaatatataaaaaatttaacttaaaaattttaaataaattaattgatggttattatttatatatattgtgaaattaaattttttagtattcaatatcaataattaattactaaagaataacaaaattaaaaaaaaaatgagtaagggccttactggcccataagggtctcatgggcccggcccataagggcccaacgggccacgagCTAGCCGGgtcgtgggcccaatttctttggcccagcccgtatgaacagtaatgggccgggccaaagcccggcccgtcACGGGCTGGGCCGCGGGTCGCctggcccttttgacacctctatgACTAGGTGATGCTTACCTTTAATGTATTTGTCTACAAATTCGAATAAAAACATGTGATGTCCACCAAAAATTATGATTCCCTTTATATATTAAGTctctttttttctataaataagaaactCCTCCACGATAAGCTAAAAAATTATGATTCCCTTTATTATAACTGTAGTTGCTTTCTAAAATTCAGGCAGGACACTAATTTAAGCATTTGAAAACTTGTACGGAGACTCACTTGCATCTGTTACTGATTTTTCCTTTGCTAGTCTCTAGAAGACTATATTTTAATGACACTATTTATCACAAGGTCACATAgacttaataaaaaattaaattttacattactACCCTTTACTAAATCACTTGACAAAGTTGAGGTTATGGAAATAAAGCTATATAAAAGTCTTAAAACGAAACCATGAGTTGCTCCAGTGGCTGGCGGCCGTAATCAAGGGCTCCCACAGTGGCGCAAGGCGGCTGACAGAAGTGGAAGTCTTCGGCCCCACCTATGAAGATAGATAATGCGGTgccaataaataataattgttttgaagataataattcatatattcatgtaaagatatatatatatatatatacatagataatGGGTAATTAAGGCTAAGCTGGGTCATTAATAAAACAAGAAATAGTTATAATTATAGTTTAAATCCACTCAGTTTTCGTTTCTGCTGGGGGATTTAAGAAGCTTCCAAATGAATTAGCAGAAAGCTGTGTGAGCCACAGGTACATGCATCGACGACGTTTCCACGCTTGGGTTTTTCTTATCACAAACCCAGAAAGCATCTTGACTTGTATGcaacccaaattaattaattaattgttattagTAATTGTTAAATTAAATAGACAGATATGGGGATAGTTGCCCGCAGTCACAGCCACAGCCACAGCCATGCTACTCAAGCTTCTGGTCCTCCTTCTTCCCTTGCTCCCCCAATCTGCGACCGCCGATGACTCCCACTTTGCCTTCAACGGCTTCAAGTTGGCCAACCTGACCCTCGACGGCTTAGCCAAGTTCACTCCCCGCGGCCTCTTGGCCCTCACCAACGGCACCAAACAGAAAACAGGCCACGCCTTCTACCCAAGCCCCATCCACTTCAAGAACTCGCCCACCGGCTCGGCTCTCTCCTTCTCCACCACCTTCGTCTTCGGCATCATTCCCCAGTACCCCACTCTCAGCGGCCATGGAATTGTCTTCGTTGTAGCTCCGCAACGCGGGCTTCCCGGCGGCCTTCCCAGCCAGCACCTTGGCCTATTCAATGAGTTCAATGACGGCAATAAGACCAATTGTGTTGTGGCGGTGGAGCTCGACACGATCTACAACAGCGAACTCAAAGATCTGAATGACAACCATGTCGGAATTGACATCAATGGACTGCAATCAGTGACAGCCGAGCCAGCGAGCTATTACGTCGAAAAAACCCACCGGTTTCAGAACCTGAGCCTGATCAGCGGCAAAGCGATGCAAGTCTGGGTGGAGTACAATGGCTCGGAGAAGACAATGGAAGTCACAATCGCTCCGATCGGTGTTGAAAAGCCGTCAAAGCCTCTTCTGTTTTTGTCTCGAGACCTTTCTCCGATCATAAACCAGACCATGTACGTCGGCTTCTCCTCCTCCACCGGCTCAGTCTTCACATCCCACTATATTCTCGGCTGGAGTTTCAAGATCAACGGCCAGGCCGAACCGCTTGATCTTTCTGAGCTTCCGAAGCTTCCACGAATGGCACCCAAGAAGACATCCAAGTTTTTGACAGTTGGGTTGCCTCTGATTTCCTTGGCTTCGGTGTTCGCCGCTATTTCCGGCGTGGTTTTCCTTCTGGAAAGGAGGAGAAAGTTCGCCGAAGTGGTGGAAGAATGGGAACGTGAGTATGGCACTCATAGATTCAAGTTCAAAGATCTATACATCGCCACTAAAGGATTCAGAGAGAAAGAGCTTCTCGGAAGTGGCGGATTTGGGAGGGTTTATAGAGGAGTATTACCAACTTCAAAGCTTGAGATTGCAGTGAAGAGAGTCTCCCATGAATCCCGGCAAGGAATGAGGGAATTTGTGGCCGAAATCGTCAGCATCGGCCGGCTCCGGCACCGGAACTTGGTCCCGCTCCTAGGCTACTGCCGGCGCAAAGGCGAGCTCCTTCTGGTCTATGATTACATGCCCAATGGAAGCCTTGACAAGTTTCTCTATGACCAACCAAAATTCACCCTCAATTGGCAGCAAAGATTTAAAGTCATCAAGGGTGTGGCGTCTGGGCTGTTTTATCTACACGAGGAATGGGAGCAAGTGGTGATCCACAGAGATGTCAAGGCCAGTAATGTTTTACTAGACGGCGAACTGAACGGAAGATTGGGCGATTTTGGGCTTGCAAGATTATACGATCATGGAACTGGTCCTCAGACCACTCATGTCGTCGGAACTATTGGGTATTGCTGAATTGTTAATCACCGCTTCATCTAAAGTCTTATACTTACACATTTACTTTGAGCAGGTATATTGCGCCGGAGCACACCAGAACCGGCAAGGCCTCGACAAGCACGGACGTGTACGCGTTTGGGGCGTTCTTGCTAGAGGTGGCCAGCGGGCGGCGCCCAATAGAGGCCAGCAGCATGGGGGGAGATACGGTGCTGGTTGATTGGGTATTCTCTTTATGGAGCAAAGGCGAGATTTTGCGGGCGGTGGATGCCAATTTGGGAGGGGAGTATGTGGTTGAGCAAGCGGAGTTAGTATTGAAGTTGGCGTTGCTGTGCTTGCAAGGTGAGCCGGCGATGAGGCCGACGATGCGACAGGTAGTGCAGTACTTAGAGGGAGATATTGGCCTGCCGGAGCTGGCGACGATCGGCATCTCGGCGACTGAGCTCAGGTTCTCAAACTCAGAAGGATTCAGTGAATTCGCTTTGTCGTATCCGTCTTCCATGGACAAGGGGTTTACAGGCTCGTCGTCTGTTGCGGAATCGCTTCTCTCTGGTGGTAGGTGATGCCGCCATCGATGGGCTATTGTCTTGCGCTCTGTTTCGACTTGGAGTGTGAGCTTTTTGTCAGCTCTGTCTCTGTAGTAACTAGCATTTTCCAGTAAGGAAACTAATGTGAGAATTGGGATAAATAATGtggtctattaattattaaattttaatagacctttaaattttattctttataataaatttagttttttattttaatttttttgtatttcttcttGCAATATAgttcattattaaaaattctattaaaaaattattatatggcagatatataaaataaaaatacaaaatacaaaattaataaattgaaatatcCTTCATGTGtttatgttataatttagggattttgtttttaaaaacatttctcATAAAATCTTTTTGCCAATTCTTATAATTTACtccttgttttcaaaatttttatgcgattgactttttattttttattatttattcgttctaaatttattaaaaattattctcctaaataatatcttaaaaaattaatttaatttattgaaatagAGTTGGACACTAATTTTCTTATATcgaatctaatttaatttatgactCATATTAGGCAGTTCAAACTTTTgattcatttcaaaatatttaatataaaagacatgaaaatagattttagcaTCCCATCCAGAATTTTTAAGaatctttaaaataaatttttaattcattataattcaaaatataaatgtaaaaatctttcattttcattaaaataaaatacatattaaataaaaacttaattcGTATAATAGATTTAACATGTTTAATAATgatatcacaaaaataaatatatacatatttttaatatgtcaCACAAAAATACgcataatatttataaaatgtgacatatcactaaaatattaaaattttcaaaatctaacACTTCAAAaactttctttttccttctaacaacttgtttaatctaaaattttagaatatttcagAGTGAacccaaattaaaaattaaacactctaagtaaaaaaaaaaaaaaaactcataaaaataaaatatgtatataaaaaagttattttattttctgtaataTAATATCACTTGTAACAATGTGGGGGATGCAAAACGGCACATGGGGTAGACTGCCGGGCTGCccttttcttattatt
This window harbors:
- the LOC127789644 gene encoding L-type lectin-domain containing receptor kinase IV.1-like isoform X1, whose amino-acid sequence is MLLKLLVLLLPLLPQSATADDSHFAFNGFKLANLTLDGLAKFTPRGLLALTNGTKQKTGHAFYPSPIHFKNSPTGSALSFSTTFVFGIIPQYPTLSGHGIVFVVAPQRGLPGGLPSQHLGLFNEFNDGNKTNCVVAVELDTIYNSELKDLNDNHVGIDINGLQSVTAEPASYYVEKTHRFQNLSLISGKAMQVWVEYNGSEKTMEVTIAPIGVEKPSKPLLFLSRDLSPIINQTMYVGFSSSTGSVFTSHYILGWSFKINGQAEPLDLSELPKLPRMAPKKTSKFLTVGLPLISLASVFAAISGVVFLLERRRKFAEVVEEWEREYGTHRFKFKDLYIATKGFREKELLGSGGFGRVYRGVLPTSKLEIAVKRVSHESRQGMREFVAEIVSIGRLRHRNLVPLLGYCRRKGELLLVYDYMPNGSLDKFLYDQPKFTLNWQQRFKVIKGVASGLFYLHEEWEQVVIHRDVKASNVLLDGELNGRLGDFGLARLYDHGTGPQTTHVVGTIGYIAPEHTRTGKASTSTDVYAFGAFLLEVASGRRPIEASSMGGDTVLVDWVFSLWSKGEILRAVDANLGGEYVVEQAELVLKLALLCLQGEPAMRPTMRQVVQYLEGDIGLPELATIGISATELRFSNSEGFSEFALSYPSSMDKGFTGSSSVAESLLSGGR